The Megalops cyprinoides isolate fMegCyp1 chromosome 19, fMegCyp1.pri, whole genome shotgun sequence genome has a window encoding:
- the LOC118794942 gene encoding RNA-binding protein with serine-rich domain 1 translates to MAPSPTKRKDRSEDKAKDRGKEKTGAKEGADKERGREKGRKRRSASAGTSSSRSRSSSTSSTSSGSSSGSSSGSSSSSASSHSGSSSSSRSSSSSSSSRSPSLNRRRHDNRRRSRSKSKSLKRGDEKERKRRSPSPRPTKIHLGRLTRNVTKDHIQEIFATYGKIKMIDMPVDRLHPHLSKGHAYVEFETADEAEKALKHMDGGQIDGQEITASAVLAPRIRPAPRRLSPPRRMPPPPPVWRRTPPRMRRRSRSPRRRSPVRRRSRSRSPGRRRHRSRSSSNSSR, encoded by the exons at GGCCCCATCACCTACTAAGCGGAAGGATCGCTCCGAGGACAAGGCGAAGGATCGGGGGAAGGAGAAGACCGGCGCAAAGGAGGGAGCGGACAAGGAGAGAGGCCGGGAGAAGGGCCGCAAGCGCCGCAGTGCCTCCGCGggaaccagcagcagcag ATCTcgctccagctccacctccagcacCAGCTCCGGCTCCAGCTCCGGCTCCTCCAGCgggtccagctcctcctccgcctccagCCACTCcggctcctccagctcctctcgctcttccagctcctccagctcctcccgcTCCCCCAGCCTCAACCGCCGTCGCCACGACAACCGCCGCCGCTCCCGCTCCAA GTCCAAATCGCTGAAGAGAGGAGATGAGAAAGAACGCAAGAGGAGGAGCCCGAGCCCCAGGCCCACCAAGATCCACCTGGGCCGACTGACCAGGAACGTCACCAAG GATCACATTCAGGAGATTTTCGCCACGTACGGGAAGATCAAGATGATTGACATGCCGGTGGATAGGCTCCACCCACACCTGTCGAAGGGCCACGCCTACGTGGAGTTCGAGACTGCGGACGAGGCAGAGAAGGCTCTCAAGCACATGGATGGGG gtcagATTGACGGACAGGAGATCACAGCCTCGGCCGTCCTGGCTCCTCGGATACGCCCCGCCCCCCGGCGTCTCTCGCCCCCCCGCAGAATGCCCCCCCCTCCGCCCGTGTGGCGTCGCACTCCGCCCCGCATGAGGAGAAG GTCCCGGTCCCCTCGCAGACGGTCCCCGGTGCGACGACGCTCACGGTCCCGTTCCCCCGGCCGCAGACGACACCGGTCCCGCTCCAGCTCCAACTCGTCCCGTTAG
- the LOC118794525 gene encoding atherin-like, producing MGRLDDAAKRKVVELRKAGLSFRKIKAVLELENIKVSAQAIYLFLKEFQGKSRPEEGGSGGGGGGGGCAPVSADASDGAGRPVGWPEQQVWSLMRDVSRSSGYAPLLDSAQQGGTPRGGAAGRPPGGTDGAGRSEQLGGRKEEGIRIVSVTSLARGAQHGGPQMAGAVPGPGIRRKVPMSPASSSIMVARKRLLDKALLHKARMREMAAQSGQQAGPLYGRGQACFQGNDARKVTVLPPSPNLGLTSPRPPQARRGLEGQPVSCLPRRTLQQRVSLPARSLHPALQRDPPSCTAIRISNPAPAPPAGQGTTAIARAQHPPNPSPRKDPSPSPNPNPNPSGGPPRTPPEAGWRGGLQEQMQTLGAELRGLGLAVRLLTEQQSRLEREQAQQTQIQRQILSTLQALAASLQQAKTPPPPGPSPFGQDGHGPARAAYAQCSQPPCAKYCELDESGLESLEAYKLPGLSPPRMNGFQGCGAADALPLGSAQAHTPSYTDSPAPSFTHSYSPAYTQSHAPAYSQGHARPYAEPHSGGAGDYPVTAAGDPLPGCSPSANIPPVNPDSPLPLSPHNPQLNIIKVEAL from the exons ATGGGCCGGCTGGACGATGCAGCCAAGCGCAAGGTGGTGGAGCTGCGGAAGGCTGGGCTCAGCTTCCGGAAGATCAAGGCCGTTCTGGAGCTGGAGAACATCAAGGTGTCTGCCCAGGCCATCTACCTCTTCCTGAAGGAGTTTCAGGGCAAGTCCAGGCCGGAGGAGGGCggcagcgggggagggggaggcgggggaggtTGCGCCCCTGTGTCCGCTGACGCTAGCGACGGTGCGGGGAGGCCGGTGGGCTGGCCCGAGCAGCAGGTGTGGAGCCTGATGAGAGATGTGTCCCGCTCCTCCGGCTACGCCCCCTTGCTGGATTCGGCGCAGCAGGGCGGGACCCCCCGAGGGGGGGCGGCTGGGCGGCCTCCGGGAGGGACGGACGGGGCGGGCCGCTCGGAGCAgctgggagggaggaaggaggaaggcATCCGGATTGTCAGCGTCACTTCCCTCGCCCGCGGGGCCCAGCACGGCGGCCCACAGATGGCGGGGGCGGTGCCCGGGCCCGGCATTCGCAGGAAGGTGCCGATGTCACCAGCCTCCAGCTCCATCATGGTCGCTCGCAAGAGACTGCTGGATAAGGCGCTGCTCCACAAGGCCAGG atgAGAGAGATGGCTGCTCAGTCTGGCCAGCAGGCGGGGCCGTTATACGGGCGAGGTCAGGCTTGTTTCCAGGGCAACGATGCTAGGAAAGTCACTGTGCTACCTCCGTCTCCGAACCTTGGCTTGACCTCCCCGAGACCCCCACAGGCT AGGAGGGGCCTGGAGGGACAGCCGGTTTCCTGTCTTCCCAGAAGGACACTCCAGCAGAGGGTCAGCCTGCCTGCCCGTTCCCTGCACCCAGCCCTCCAGAGAGACCCGCCTTCCTGCACCGCCATCAGAATATCCAACCCAGCAccggcgccccctgctggccagggCACCACAGCTATAGCCAGGGCTCAGCACCCGCCTAACCCGTCCCCGAGGAAAgaccccagccccagccccaaccccaaccccaacccgAGCGGCGGGCCCCCGCGAACGCCCCCAGAGGCAGGGTGGAGGGGCGGGCTGCAGGAGCAGATGCAGACACTGGGGGCGGAGCTGCGTGGGCTGGGCCTGGCGGTCAGGCTGCTGACGGAGCAGCAGAGCCggctggagagggagcaggcCCAGCAGACGCAGATCCAGAGGCAGATCCTCAGCACGCTGCAGGCGCTGGCCGCCAGCCTCCAGCAGGCCAAAACCCCGCCTccccctggcccctcccccttcgGCCAGGACGGCCACGGCCCCGCCCGCGCCGCCTACGCCCAGTGCTCCCAGCCACCCTGCGCCAAGTACTGCGAGCTGGACGAGTCGGGCCTGGAGTCGCTGGAGGCCTACAAACTGCCGGGGCTGAGCCCGCCCAGGATGAACGGGTTCCAGGGGTGTGGCGCGGCCGACGCCCTCCCGCTGGGCTCCGCCCAGGCTCACACGCCCTCCTACACGGACTCGCCCGCGCCGTCCTTCACGCACTCCTACAGCCCCGCCTACACGCAGTCGCACGCGCCCGCCTACAGCCAGGGCCACGCCCGCCCCTATGCCGAACCGCAtagtgggggggcgggggactACCCCGTCACTGCCGCGGGCGACCCCCTCCCGGGCTGCAGCCCCTCTGCCAATATACCCCCCGTGAACCCGGACTCCCCCCTGCCTCTGTCCCCTCACAACCCCCAGCTCAACATCATCAAAGTGGAGGCTCTTTAA